In Silene latifolia isolate original U9 population chromosome 3, ASM4854445v1, whole genome shotgun sequence, a single window of DNA contains:
- the LOC141646651 gene encoding beta-glucosidase 42: protein MSILSKTIGSSSLYFTPLILPNSVIAISSSKRNFTTMAKKPTNLIITAQTTNSSDVSRTLFPPHFVFGAATSAYQVEGAWNEGNRGPSIWDDFAHTKGKIVDGSNGDVAVDQYHRYKEDVELISMMGFDAYRFSISWSRIFPDGLGTKVNDEGINYYNNLINALLERGIQPYVTLYHWDLPLHLQQSLGGWLNKDIVKYFALYAEACFANFGDRVKNWITFNEPLQTAINGHCIGIFAPGRKENPSTEPYLASHHQLLAHASAVSIYRKKYKEMQGGQIGMSPDCEWAEPLSESAEDKAAAQRRLDFQLGWYLDPIFFGDYPLTMRERLGERLPKFSDEEKDLLLNSVDFLGLNHYTTRYITHSTENSEEHDFYAAQGVDRIDEWEDGEKIGERAASEWLYVVPWGIKKTLAYISERYNNPPIFVTENGMDDQDDASAELHEVLDDKMRVNYYKQYVAAVAEALKDGVNLKGYFAWSLLDNFEWQQGYTKRFGLVYVDYKNGLTRHPKSSAYWWMRFLKGGKGKDGKEE from the exons ATGTCCATTTTATCGAAGACTATTGGATCTTCTTCCTTGTATTTTACTCCATTAATACTACCCAACTCAGTTATTGCAATAAGCTCAAGCAAACGTAATTTTACAACAATGGCGAAAAAACCCACTAATTTAATCATCACTGCTCAAACTACTAATTCATCAGATGTTTCAAGAACCCTTTTTCCTCCTCATTTTGTCTTTGGTGCTGCCACTTCTGCTTATCAG GTTGAAGGAGCATGGAATGAGGGTAACAGAGGTCCTAGTATTTGGGACGATTTTGCGCATACTAAAG GCAAAATTGTTGACGGCAGCAATGGGGATGTAGCAGTTGATCAGTATCATCGCTACAAG GAAGATGTAGAACTCATATCTATGATGGGTTTCGATGCTTATCGGTTCTCAATATCCTGGTCCCGTATATTCCCTG ATGGTCTTGGGACTAAGGTTAATGATGAAGGGATCAATTACTACAACAATCTAATTAACGCTCTTCTTGAGCGAG GTATTCAGCCTTATGTTACTTTGTACCACTGGGATCTTCCGTTACACCTTCAGCAGTCATTGGGAGGGTGGTTGAACAAGGACATAGT CAAATACTTTGCGCTTTATGCAGAGGCTTGCTTTGCAAATTTTGGGGATAGAGTGAAGAACTGGATCACTTTTAATGAGCCTCTTCAAACTGCGATAAATGGACATTGCATTGGAATATTTGCTCCAGGGAGAAAAGAAAATCCATCTACAGAACCGTATTTGGCTTCACACCACCAGCTTCTGGCCCATGCTTCCGCTGTTTCCATCTACCGGAAAAAGTACAAG GAGATGCAAGGAGGACAGATTGGGATGTCACCAGATTGTGAATGGGCTGAGCCTCTATCCGAGAGTGCGGAAGATAAAGCTGCTGCACAACGACGACTTGATTTCCAGCTAGGATG GTATTTGGATCCAATATTTTTCGGAGATTATCCCCTTACGATGCGTGAAAGACTCGGAGAGCGGCTTCCTAAATTCTCTGACGAGGAGAAAGATCTGCTCCTTAACTCTGTCGACTTTTTAGGCTTAAACCACTATACAACTCGGTATATTACTCACTCAACCGAGAATTCTGAAGAACATGACTTTTATGCAGCACAAGGAGTAGATAGAATAG ATGAGTGGGAAGACGGTGAAAAGATCGGTGAAAGG GCAGCATCAGAATGGCTTTACGTAGTACCTTGGGGAATCAAGAAAACGCTTGCATACATATCCGAAAGATACAACAATCCTCCAATTTTTGTTACGGAGAATG GAATGGATGATCAAGATGACGCTTCAGCGGAGCTCCATGAAGTACTCGATGACAAGATGAGAGTCAACTACTACAAGCAATATGTAGCCGCCGTTGCAGAGGCCCTCAA GGATGGCGTAAATCTGAAGGGATATTTTGCATGGTCATTGCTGGATAACTTTGAATGGCAACAAGGTTATACCAAACGTTTCGGTTTAGTTTACGTGGATTACAAGAACGGCCTCACTCGTCACCCTAAATCCTCTGCTTACTGGTGGATGCGTTTCTTAAAGGGCGGCAAGGGCAAAGACGGCAAAGAAGAATAA